TGGCCGCATCCGGCGGGCTGCCGGCGTGCAGCGCCAGCGTGTCGAAGCCGGGGTCGGCTGCTCCGGGCATGGGGTCTCCTGTTGGCTGGGAGGCAGAATTGTGGGCTATATTGCCGCGATACCCCCATGCCAGAGGAGGCCATTCATGAAGGTCAGCGACATTCTGCGAGTCAAGGGCAGCACCCTGTTCACCGTGCAGCCTCAAGAGGCCCTTGCCGTGGCTGTGCAGACCATGAGCGACAACGACATCGGCTCGCTCGTGGTGATGCACCACGGCGACCTGGTGGGCATGCTCACCTTCCGCGAGGTCATCGCCGCGGTGGTCAAGAACGGCGGCACCGTCGGCCAGAGCACCGTGCGCGGCGTGATGGACGATCACCCGCTGACCTGCACCCCCGCCACCGAGATCGACGAGGTGCGCCGCATGATGCTCGAGCGCCATGCCCGCTACATGCCGGTGGTCGACGGGCGAACGCTGATGGGCGTGATCTCGTTCTACGACGTCGCCAAGGCGGTGGTCGACAGCCAGGACTTCGAGAACCGGATGCTCAAGGCCTACATCCGCGACTGGCCGGTCGAGGCCGACGAGGGCGCCGAAGAGGTCAAGCCGGCCGCCTGACGGTTGCGCCGCGTGCGCCCATGAAAAAGGCACCTCGTCGAGGTGCCTTTTTTGTTGTGCGCCGACGCGGATCAGTGCATCGCGGCTTCGATCAGTCCCATGTCGGCGCTGCTCATCAGCGATTCGATGTCCATCAGGATCAGCATGCGGTCGGCCACGCTGGCGATGCCGGTGATGTAGCTGGTGTCGACCGCGGCGTTGATCTCCGGGGCCGGCCGCACGGCATCGCCGGGCAGTTCGAGCACGTCGGAGACCGAGTCGACCACCGCGCCGACCACGCGGCCGCGGATGTTGAGCACGATCACGACCGTGAAGCTGTTGTAGTCGGCGCTGTCGCAGCTGAACTTCAGGCGCAGGTCGACGATCGGCACGATCACGCCGCGCAGGTTGACCACGCCCTTGAAGAACGGCGCGGCGTTGGCGATGCGGGTGGGCGGCTCGTAGGAGCGGATCTCCTGCACCTTCAGGATCTCGATGCCGTATTCCTCGGTGCCGAGG
This portion of the Leptothrix cholodnii SP-6 genome encodes:
- a CDS encoding chemotaxis protein CheW, whose product is MSMVLESQMAQTANTQHGSNAPGRSTGNAQRGAGSSHLGGEFLTFRLGTEEYGIEILKVQEIRSYEPPTRIANAAPFFKGVVNLRGVIVPIVDLRLKFSCDSADYNSFTVVIVLNIRGRVVGAVVDSVSDVLELPGDAVRPAPEINAAVDTSYITGIASVADRMLILMDIESLMSSADMGLIEAAMH
- a CDS encoding CBS domain-containing protein; this encodes MKVSDILRVKGSTLFTVQPQEALAVAVQTMSDNDIGSLVVMHHGDLVGMLTFREVIAAVVKNGGTVGQSTVRGVMDDHPLTCTPATEIDEVRRMMLERHARYMPVVDGRTLMGVISFYDVAKAVVDSQDFENRMLKAYIRDWPVEADEGAEEVKPAA